From the Terriglobia bacterium genome, the window CGAATATTTGATCCCCATCTTTTCCGCGTAGGCCTTGTGCGACCATACGCTGTCCACGCTCACGCCCAGCACTTCCGCGTCCAGCTTCTCGAAATCCTTCATGTCGTTCACGAAGCAGGCGTGCTCGTTCGTGCACACCGGGCTCCAGTCCAGCGGGTAAAACACCAGGACGACCTTCTTCTTCCCGGCAAATTCCGAAAGCTTCACTTCTTTCTGGCTCTGATCCTTTAACACGAAATCCGGTGCCGCCTGTCCGACTGCGATAGCCATGTCTCTTCCTCCGTTTGCGAAGTCGCCCTACGATGATAGCGAAACCCGCCCGGCGCCACAAACCCTTCGCGCGCTTCGTTCTTCCCGATTTCCGATCTTTTCTTCCTCTTCTCCGCGCTTTTGGTTCTTGCCTCTTTTCTTCTCTCCCTCCCAGCAGTACACTCCGCCGCAGGAGGCCGTGCAGCAAGCTGTGCGGTCGCCCGGAAGAATGTTCGCTGTGCGGTCGCGCATTATTATGAGTTCACCAGCCACTCGCCGTGCCCCGTCCCCCGCTCCGCAGCCACGCGCGACGTCCCCTGTCGCGCAGCCGCTCCAGGCGTCGGCCGCTGTGCGGTCCCCCAATCCATTGTTGACCCTTGCCGAACTCGTCGACCGCTATTGCGCCCTCGCCGGCGCCTTCGGCACGCCCGTGCCTCTCTCTGCCTTCGCTCTCTCCCCCGGCGAAACCGAGCGCCTCTTCTCCTCCTGCGACGAGGACTACCACATCAGCCGCTTCTTCCACTTCACCGAGTCCAACGGCGACTCCTACGCCATCAACGGCATCCCCGCCACCCACGTCCGCATCGACGAAACCATCTCCGTCATCCTCTAGCCGGACCTTGCGGCACACCTCCTCCTGCTGCGCGCGGAGCGTGCCTGGCAATTACGTTTACGATTGGCGAAGAATTGTTCTCAGGCCGGCACGGCTCGCTGAAAGCGCTGCGCCAGCTTATGGTGCTCGTCCAGAAGTTCCTTCGGCAGGCGTTCGCCGAACTTTGCAAGAAACTGCCTGGTGTCCGCGAGCTCCGGCTCCCAGTCCGCCGGATTCACGCGCAGCAGTTCATCCACGGCGCCATGCGCGAGCGCCAGGCCGTCCAGTGTCAGCGCGCTGCGCGCCGGCACATAGCCGATCGGCGTCTCCTGCGCTTCGCCGCGTCCCTCCACGCGCTCCAGGATCCACTTCAGCACGCGCACGTTTTCTCCGAACCCCGGCCACAGAAACTTCCCGCTGGTGTCCCGCCGGAACCAGTTCACGTGGAAAATCTTCGGCGCGTGCGGGATGCGCCTGCCCATCTCCAGCCAGTGCCCGAAATAATCCGCCATGTTGTAGCCGCAGAAGGGCAGCATGGCCATGGGGTCACGCCGCACCACGCCCACCGCGCCCGTTGCCGCCGCCGTCGTTTCCGAAGCCATCGTCGCGCCCACGAACACCCCGTGCTGCCAGTCAAACGATTCGTACACCAGCGGCGCCATCCGCGCGCGCCGCCCCCCGAAAATGAACGCCGAGATCGGCACGCCTTCCGGCGATTCCCAGTTCGGCGAGATGCAGGGCGATTGCTGCGCCGGCACGGTATAGCGTGAATTTGGATGCGCCGCCGGGCCCTGCGACGGATCCCACTTCTTTCCCTTCCAGTCGATCATTCCCGCCGGCGGCTCGCTTTCGATGCCTTCCCACCACGGCTCGCGCTCCGGCGTCAACGCCACGTTGGTGAACAGCGCATTCTTGCGGATCGCATCCATCACGTTGGGATTGGTGTGCTTCCCCGTTCCCGGCGCCACCCCGAAAAATCCCGCTTCCGGGTTGATGGCCCGCAGGTAGCCGTCCGCTCCGATCTGCATCCAGCTGATGTCGTCGCCCACCGTCCACACCCGGTAGCCCTGGCCTTCCAGCGCCGAGACCATCATCGCCAGGTTCGTCTTCCCGCACGCGCTCGGAAACGCCGCGGCCATGTACGTCACTTTTCCGTTGGGCGCTTCCAGCCCCAGGATGAGCATGTGCTCCGCCATCCAGCCCTGCTCCCGCGCCATCACGCTGGCGATGCGCAGCGCCAGGCATTTCTTCCCCAGCAGCGCATTCCCCCCGTAGCCCGATCCCACGCTCCAGATCAGCTTTTCCTCGGGGAAGTGCATGACGAAGCGCCGCTCGGGGTTCACGTCCAGCAGCGCGTGCAGTCCCGGCACGAATTCCGGGGAGCTCCCCAGCCGCTCCATGGCCACCTTGCCCATGCGCGACATGATGCGCATGCTGGCCACCACGTATGCGCTGTCCGTGATCTCCACGCCCACCTTGCTGATCGGCGAGCGCGCCGGCCCCATGATGTACGGCACCACGTACATCGTGCGCCCGCGCATCGACCCGTCGCACAGCGCAATCATCTTCTGCTTCGCTTCTTCCGGCGCCATCCAGTTATTGGTCGGTCCGGCGTCTTCCCGCTTCCGCGAGCAGATAAACGTCACCTGCTCGGTGCGCGCCACGTCGTTGGGGTTGCTGCGGTGCAGGTAGCAATGCGGGTAAGTCTTGGGGTTCAGCTCCAGCGTGTCCCCCTCGCGCACCATCTCCGCGAGCATGCGCTCGTTCTCCTCCCCCGAACCGTCGCAGAAAACGATGTGTTCCGGCTTTGTCAGTCGCGCGGTTTCCTCTACCCAGCTTTCAAGAGGGGTGCTCACGGGGGCCTCCCTGGCCATGGGATGCGGCCTCGCCAGGCTTCACGCACGCGATGGTGGTGTGGTTGCTAGATTAGCCTGGCGGGCAGTGCGTTCATTTTAACGCACCAGTGTACGGTAGCCCTTCGCCCGATGGCAAGAATTCCATCTCTCTTTTTCGGGAATGGTGCAACGCCTCGTCCGGGCTGTGGCGAAGCGGCAAACTCCCCGCCATTTTCCGGCGGTTTCGCCCTGGGTGGTATCATCTACTCATGTACGCGCAGAAACTGGCCGTGGATGTCGTCATTGCAGGGAAGCGGCGCCCCTGCCCGCTCGAGTGGCTGGATCAATTCTGCATGCGCAACTTCACCAATGCCGCCGAGTTCGATGACACGCTCCCCACCGCCGAAGGCCGCGTGGAAATCAGCTTCCGCACTACACCGGAGCGCTTTGCCGCGGCCTTCTCGGCATGGCTCACGCAGCGCGGCAAGGGCCATGGCCAGCCCGTCGAGGTCCTCGCCACCCTGCAAGCTGCCTCCTAAATTGGAAAAAATTCAGTAAGCGCCGTCATTTCGAGCGAAGCGCGATTCTTGTGCGCATTTTGCATCCCGGTGGTTTGTACCGGGGCGCTTCGAATGCTCTTACGGAGCGGGAAATCTCTCTTCGCTTTCCGCCACCGGTTCCGCCTTCCCGCGCCCTATCCCGCCGCTTCCTTCCGGAACGCCGCTATTTTTGCCCGGATCTGCGGCAGCGCGCGCATGGCCGCGGCTTCGCCGGCGGCCACCAGTTCCGGCGTTTGCGTGAAGTCATCCCACACGAATGGGCTCACGTCCGGCTCGATCAGCACGTCCGCCTGCTGCCGCCACACCAGGTCCGCATGCCCCTGGATGATATTGAACGACCGGCTGATGACGTCGCCCACCGTCCGTGCATTTGCCACGTTGCCGGCTTCCAGATACACCGCGATGACAATGTCCGCGCCGAGCAGCAGCGCGCCTTCCACCGGTACCGGCGCTGCGAGGAATCCGTCCACCAGCGTGCGGCCTT encodes:
- a CDS encoding peroxiredoxin translates to MAIAVGQAAPDFVLKDQSQKEVKLSEFAGKKKVVLVFYPLDWSPVCTNEHACFVNDMKDFEKLDAEVLGVSVDSVWSHKAYAEKMGIKYSLLADFQPRGAMAEKYGVYLAEKGITGRAIVIIDKAGKVAWFKNYDIPSVPDIKEVAAALAQVK
- a CDS encoding phosphoenolpyruvate carboxykinase (GTP), which translates into the protein MAREAPVSTPLESWVEETARLTKPEHIVFCDGSGEENERMLAEMVREGDTLELNPKTYPHCYLHRSNPNDVARTEQVTFICSRKREDAGPTNNWMAPEEAKQKMIALCDGSMRGRTMYVVPYIMGPARSPISKVGVEITDSAYVVASMRIMSRMGKVAMERLGSSPEFVPGLHALLDVNPERRFVMHFPEEKLIWSVGSGYGGNALLGKKCLALRIASVMAREQGWMAEHMLILGLEAPNGKVTYMAAAFPSACGKTNLAMMVSALEGQGYRVWTVGDDISWMQIGADGYLRAINPEAGFFGVAPGTGKHTNPNVMDAIRKNALFTNVALTPEREPWWEGIESEPPAGMIDWKGKKWDPSQGPAAHPNSRYTVPAQQSPCISPNWESPEGVPISAFIFGGRRARMAPLVYESFDWQHGVFVGATMASETTAAATGAVGVVRRDPMAMLPFCGYNMADYFGHWLEMGRRIPHAPKIFHVNWFRRDTSGKFLWPGFGENVRVLKWILERVEGRGEAQETPIGYVPARSALTLDGLALAHGAVDELLRVNPADWEPELADTRQFLAKFGERLPKELLDEHHKLAQRFQRAVPA